From Aspergillus fumigatus Af293 chromosome 3, whole genome shotgun sequence, a single genomic window includes:
- a CDS encoding P1 family peptidase, protein MAAINPIPPSARPRIRELLPNLYLGRHRPGTKNSLTDVPGVLVHTESIKRPSTATSHAVNTGVTTILPRRDWFDSDCYAGYFRFNGSGEMTGSHWLDETGLLNSPIILTNSFSVGACYTGVYEYAVREYKDPATGLVDWFLLPVVAETCDLFLSDIGAMAVTSEMVVRGIDQASADPVKEGNTGGGTGMMCHGFKGGTGSASRVIDGVAFGAETNYTVAALVQANYGAKRDLRFGGAPVGLLMEQEDGAAATAAANEDDARKAKDGSIIVVIATDAPLHPTQLQRLAKRATVGLSRVGGWGSNSSGDIFIAFSTAERIPRAPDFSWKPTVEQQVSVVQDVTINALFEGAADATEEAIYNALVGAEDMEGPRGKIVKALDHARLKSIMERYL, encoded by the coding sequence CGGGGGTCTTGGTTCATACGGAGTCAATCAAGCGCCCGTCTACGGCAACCAGCCATGCGGTTAACACAGGGGTAACCACGATTCTCCCGCGCCGGGATTGGTTTGACTCTGACTGTTACGCTGGGTATTTTCGTTTCAATGGATCTGGCGAAATGACCGGCTCACACTGGCTGGATGAGACTGGTCTGCTGAACTCCCCGATCATTCTTACCAATTCGTTCTCGGTCGGCGCATGCTACACGGGAGTCTACGAGTATGCGGTTCGGGAGTATAAGGACCCGGCAACCGGACTGGTGGACTGGTTCCTGCTCCCGGTCGTGGCCGAAACGTGCGATCTGTTCCTCAGCGACATTGGTGCGATGGCAGTTACCTCGGAGATGGTTGTTCGAGGCATCGACCAGGCCAGCGCCGACCCCGTGAAAGAAGGGAACACGGGCGGGGGAACCGGCATGATGTGCCACGGCTTCAAAGGCGGCACTGGGAGTGCCAGTCGTGTGATTGATGGGGTGGCGTTCGGCGCTGAGACAAATTATACTGTGGCTGCGTTGGTCCAGGCGAACTACGGCGCGAAGAGAGATCTGCGCTTCGGGGGTGCTCCCGTTGGGCTCCTGatggagcaagaagacggGGCCGCTgccacagcagcagccaaCGAGGACGATGCAAGGAAGGCCAAGGATGGAAGCATCATTGTGGTGATCGCAACGGATGCGCCACTTCATCCGACCCAGCTCCAGCGCTTGGCCAAACGCGCGACTGTTGGGCTGTCACGCGTGGGAGGATGGGGCTCCAATAGCTCCGGGgatatcttcatcgcctTCAGCACGGCCGAACGGATTCCACGAGCTCCGGATTTCAGCTGGAAGCCAACCGTTGAGCAGCAGGTGTCGGTGGTGCAGGATGTGACGATTAACGCCTTATTCGAAGGGGCAGCTGACGCCACGGAGGAAGCGATCTACAATGCATTAGTAGGCGCTGAAGATATGGAAGGCCCCCGGGGAAAGATTGTCAAAGCGTTGGATCATGCGAGATTGAAATCCATCATGGAAAGATATTTGTAG